A single Tamandua tetradactyla isolate mTamTet1 chromosome X, mTamTet1.pri, whole genome shotgun sequence DNA region contains:
- the GPR34 gene encoding putative G-protein coupled receptor 34 produces the protein MRSHMVKMTTTSISSWSYSSHGTFFITNHSNQLPQNFSGASNITTCSMNETLLSSVLTTFYSIIFIVGLVGNIIALYVFLGIHRKRNSIQIYLLNVAIADLLLIFCLPFRIMYHINQNKWTLGVILCKVVGMLFYMNMYISIILLGFISLDRYIKINRSIQQRKALTTKQSIYVCCTVWAVALCGFLTMITLTLKKEGHNSKMCFHYRDKHDAKGEAIFNFILVVMFWLIFLLTILSYINIGKNLLRISKRRSQFPNSGKYATIARNSFIVLIIFTICFVPYHAFRFIYISSQLNMSTCYWKEIIHKTNEIMLVLSSFNSCLDPVMYFLMSSNIRKTMCQLLSRRFQGEASRSESTSEFKPGYSLHDTSVGVKIQSTSQST, from the coding sequence ATGAGAAGTCATATGGTAAAAATGACGACTACTTCCATCAGCAGCTGGTCTTATTCCTCCCATGGAACATTCTTTATAACCAATCACAGCAACCAATTGCCACAAAACTTCTCAGGAGCATCAAATATTACCACCTGTTCCATGAATGAAACATTACTATCTAGTGTATTAACAACATTCTActctattattttcattgtgGGACTGGTTGGGAACATAATTGCTCTCTATGTATTTCTGGGTATTCACCGcaaaagaaattccattcaaatttATCTCCTTAATGTAGCCATTGCAGACCTCCTACTTATCTTCTGCCTCCCTTTCCGAATAATGTATCACATTAACCAAAACAAGTGGACACTAGGTGTGATTCTTTGCAAGGTTGTGGGGATGCTATTTTATATGAACATGTACATTAGTATTATTTTGCTTGGATTCATCAGCTTGGATCGCTACATAAAAATTAATCGGTCTATACAACAACGGAAAGCATTAACAACCAAACAAAGTATTTATGTTTGCTGTACAGTATGGGCAGTTGCTCTTTGTGGATTTTTAACTATGATTACCTTAACACTTAAGAAAGAAGGGCATAATTCCAAAATGTGTTTCCATTATAGAGATAAGCATGACGCAAAAGGAGAAGCaatttttaacttcattcttGTGGTAATGTTCTGGCTAATTTTCCTACTAACAATCCTTTCATATATTAACATTGGCAAGAACCTACTGAGGATTTCTAAAAGGAGATCACAATTTCCTAATTCTGGGAAATATGCCACAATAGCCAGGAATTCCTTTATTGTACTTATCATTTTTACCATATGCTTTGTTCCCTATCATGCCTTTCGATTCATCTACATTTCTTCACAGTTAAATATGTCAACTTGCTACTGGAAGGAAATCATTCACAAAACCAACGAGATCATGCTGGTTCTCTCGTCATTCAATAGTTGCCTAGATCCAGTCATGTACTTCCTGATGTCCAGCAACATCCGCAAAACAATGTGCCAACTTCTTTCTAGACGATTTCAAGGGGAAGCAAGCAGGAGTGAAAGCACTTCAGAATTTAAACCAGGATACTCTCTACATGATACATCTGTTGGAGTTAAAATTCAGTCTACTTCTCAAAGTACTTGA